A single genomic interval of Helianthus annuus cultivar XRQ/B chromosome 6, HanXRQr2.0-SUNRISE, whole genome shotgun sequence harbors:
- the LOC110944390 gene encoding uncharacterized protein LOC110944390: MVSGSSFIPVEILENFFSRAKVRSLLNGRVICKLWKKSLSNKKFLESYQSKSEIEGVTTLRNVLGKDGEFEGLLRWSLYDNIQEEMKILDFGKTEQLKGLITFPVTSVNGILYLSSLNKILLNPLINQMLTVPPLVHSDRARCSYLSLHGFAVSTVTGVYKLVEIHTPGDPFHASFVFVYTLGTGTGEWRELHSISHTVSYGNGITIGSNIYWDRYSGELILKFNDDSE, encoded by the coding sequence ATGGTGTCTGGATCTTCCTTTATTCCGGTTGAAATATTAGAGAACTTCTTTTCCAGGGCAAAAGTAAGGTCACTACTCAATGGTCGTGTCATATGTAAATTGTGGAAAAAATCCCTCTCGAACAAGAAGTTCTTGGAGAGTTATCAATCAAAATCTGAAATTGAAGGTGTCACTACACTTCGTAATGTTCTTGGTAAAGACGGTGAATTTGAAGGTTTACTCAGATGGTCTCTCTATGATAATATTCAAGAGGAGATGAAGATTCTAGACTTTGGTAAAACCGAACAACTAAAAGGTCTAATAACTTTCCCTGTTACTTCTGTCAATGGCATCCTTTATCTTTCTAGTTTGAACAAGATCTTGTTAAACCCTTTGATTAATCAAATGTTGACTGTACCCCCTCTTGTCCATTCTGACCGCGCTCGATGCTCCTATCTCTCTTTGCATGGTTTTGCTGTAAGTACTGTTACTGGCGTCTACAAACTGGTCGAAATACATACGCCAGGTGATCCCTTCCATGCttcatttgtgtttgtttacaCGTTGGGAACAGGCACAGGTGAATGGAGAGAACTGCATTCAATTTCGCACACTGTCTCATATGGTAATGGCATAACCATAGGTAGCAATATCTACTGGGATCGTTACAGTGGTGAACTCATACTCAAGTTTAATGATGATTCAGAATAG